The Candidatus Omnitrophota bacterium genome window below encodes:
- a CDS encoding LysM peptidoglycan-binding domain-containing protein, producing MMFKNSWKLLTGILIVVFFAGCAARTYTQVKDRVDQDRAVGNAGYLSGNAPAQDTSNLKTTRTTYVLELQTPSAKKQNAEMDKMIKEAEEIAQRARQAQALESSRSMPPPAPVVRIQEEVSSGVVEYTVQEGDTLQKISKKFFDSYSKWQKIYDLNKEKISNPNRIKPGTVLMIPKE from the coding sequence ATGATGTTTAAGAATTCATGGAAACTTTTGACAGGAATTTTGATCGTTGTCTTTTTTGCCGGTTGTGCGGCCCGTACGTATACGCAAGTGAAAGACCGGGTTGATCAAGACCGTGCTGTTGGTAATGCCGGTTATTTAAGCGGCAATGCTCCCGCGCAAGATACAAGCAATTTAAAGACAACGCGCACGACGTATGTCTTGGAACTTCAAACACCGTCCGCCAAAAAACAAAATGCTGAAATGGACAAAATGATCAAAGAAGCCGAAGAGATCGCCCAGCGCGCTCGTCAAGCCCAGGCTTTGGAATCGAGCAGGTCAATGCCGCCACCCGCGCCTGTGGTGAGAATCCAAGAAGAAGTTTCTTCCGGCGTTGTTGAATATACCGTTCAAGAGGGAGATACTTTGCAGAAGATCTCGAAGAAGTTTTTTGATAGCTATAGCAAATGGCAGAAGATCTATGATCTCAATAAAGAAAAGATCAGCAATCCTAACCGTATTAAACCCGGTACGGTTTTAATGATCCCGAAGGAATAG
- a CDS encoding PhoH family protein, whose product MEKVIKLGNNRDLQMLFGKHDANLKMIENEIGVRVIRQGDGLRLSGSDIQIKKAVDLFDYLLDIISGGKDLKKSDIVYALKLSGSEQEIDFRELAKEKIDVPAHGAMVTPKTKGQVAYIDAIKHFDIVFGLGPAGTGKTYLAMAMAVNALKKGLVRRIILTRPAIEAGENLGFLPGTMVEKVLPYLRPVYDALYDMIEVEKVEEFTLKGIIEVAPLAYMRGRTLNDAFIILDEAQNCTSEQLKMFLTRLGFDSKTVITGDLTQSDLPDGKPAGLLGAQEILKNIEGIKFIYLTGEDVVRHELVQRIIEAYETSSKK is encoded by the coding sequence ATGGAAAAAGTCATCAAACTCGGCAATAACCGGGATTTACAGATGTTGTTCGGCAAACACGATGCCAATCTCAAAATGATCGAAAACGAGATTGGCGTTCGTGTTATACGCCAAGGAGACGGGCTTCGCTTAAGCGGCTCCGATATCCAGATAAAAAAAGCTGTTGATCTTTTTGATTATCTTTTGGATATTATCAGCGGCGGAAAAGATCTCAAAAAAAGCGATATTGTTTACGCGCTCAAACTTTCCGGATCAGAACAAGAAATTGATTTCAGAGAACTCGCCAAAGAAAAAATAGATGTTCCCGCGCACGGTGCGATGGTCACCCCAAAAACCAAAGGCCAAGTCGCCTATATTGACGCCATTAAACATTTTGATATTGTTTTTGGACTTGGCCCCGCCGGAACAGGAAAAACTTATCTAGCCATGGCCATGGCTGTCAACGCGTTAAAAAAAGGCCTTGTCCGCCGTATTATATTGACCCGTCCGGCCATTGAGGCAGGCGAGAACTTAGGGTTTTTACCCGGCACCATGGTAGAAAAAGTTTTGCCGTATTTGCGCCCTGTTTATGACGCGCTTTACGACATGATCGAAGTTGAAAAGGTTGAGGAGTTCACGCTTAAAGGAATTATTGAAGTCGCACCTCTTGCGTATATGCGCGGAAGAACGCTTAATGACGCGTTCATCATTTTAGATGAAGCGCAAAATTGTACCTCCGAACAATTAAAGATGTTTTTAACGCGTTTAGGTTTTGATTCAAAGACGGTTATTACCGGCGATCTCACTCAAAGTGATCTTCCCGATGGAAAACCTGCCGGACTTCTCGGCGCTCAAGAGATCTTAAAGAATATCGAAGGAATAAAATTCATTTATCTGACCGGCGAAGATGTTGTCCGCCACGAACTTGTTCAACGTATCATTGAAGCCTATGAAACCTCGAGTAAAAAATAG
- a CDS encoding HDIG domain-containing metalloprotein, with the protein MKPRVKNSDQINPLWLVAAIGLLLSAFCFLANLSLIIPLILLFLGVYLAYFKKASLRLFLNLGLLLALLIFIVHSFNQYTTFSYFYIPVAGIAMLAILLYNDIQIAFIMALISSLVTGLMIGGDFQLSLVFLVGSFMAIFSVREARTRGHLITAGLFIGGVQFLGAILLNPSIISLPPDIAFPSRVSLNHLLWLSDIWNYLKPLFFNGFICAGLAIAVSIIFESIFGVLTNFRLLELADFNQPLLKRMILEAPGTYHHSLVVSNLSEAAANAIGANALLTRVGAYYHDIGKLVKPEYFNENQIQDGDGNKHDNLEPNMSRLVILNHVKEGVELAKQYKLNQQIIDFIPQHHGTSLIFYFYQRALEDQDGQGEVKEEAFRYPGPKPQNKETAITLLADSVEGASRSLDEPTPSRIDELVRKVINNKFIDGQLDECDLTLKDLERISATFSRVLSAMHHSRVKYPEKKNGNGHHDKKSSDSNSDTP; encoded by the coding sequence ATGAAACCTCGAGTAAAAAATAGCGATCAAATTAATCCCTTGTGGCTAGTGGCCGCCATCGGCCTTTTGTTGAGCGCTTTTTGTTTTCTAGCAAATCTTTCCCTGATCATTCCGCTTATCTTGCTTTTTCTGGGGGTTTACTTAGCTTATTTTAAAAAAGCAAGCCTCAGGCTTTTTCTAAATCTTGGGCTTCTTTTGGCGCTGCTGATTTTTATCGTCCATTCGTTCAATCAATACACCACATTCTCATACTTTTATATTCCGGTGGCCGGCATTGCTATGCTGGCTATTCTTTTATACAACGATATCCAGATCGCGTTTATCATGGCGCTTATTTCAAGCTTGGTCACGGGGCTTATGATCGGGGGAGACTTTCAGCTTTCTTTAGTTTTTCTGGTGGGAAGTTTTATGGCTATCTTTTCCGTGCGGGAAGCCAGGACGCGCGGTCATTTGATCACCGCGGGGCTTTTTATTGGCGGCGTGCAATTTTTAGGAGCCATTTTGCTCAATCCTTCCATCATAAGCCTTCCGCCGGATATTGCTTTTCCCAGCCGGGTATCATTAAATCACTTATTATGGTTATCGGATATTTGGAATTATCTAAAGCCTTTATTTTTTAACGGTTTTATTTGCGCGGGTTTAGCTATTGCCGTATCGATCATCTTTGAATCTATTTTTGGCGTTTTAACGAATTTCCGTCTTTTAGAATTAGCAGATTTCAATCAGCCGCTATTAAAGAGAATGATCTTAGAAGCCCCGGGAACTTATCACCACAGTTTAGTGGTGAGCAACTTATCGGAAGCGGCGGCTAACGCCATCGGAGCGAATGCCTTATTAACGCGCGTTGGCGCTTACTATCACGATATCGGAAAATTAGTTAAGCCCGAATATTTCAACGAAAATCAAATTCAAGACGGCGACGGTAATAAGCATGATAACCTTGAGCCGAACATGAGCCGGCTGGTTATTTTAAATCATGTCAAAGAAGGCGTTGAATTGGCCAAACAATATAAACTCAATCAACAGATCATTGATTTTATCCCTCAGCATCACGGAACAAGTTTGATCTTTTATTTTTATCAAAGGGCCCTTGAGGATCAGGACGGCCAGGGCGAAGTTAAAGAAGAGGCGTTTCGTTATCCCGGCCCTAAGCCGCAAAACAAAGAAACAGCCATTACGCTTTTAGCCGATTCTGTCGAAGGGGCCAGTCGTTCTTTGGATGAGCCAACACCCAGCCGCATCGATGAATTGGTGCGTAAGGTCATTAACAATAAATTTATTGACGGGCAATTGGATGAATGCGATCTAACGCTTAAAGACCTTGAACGCATCAGCGCTACGTTTAGCCGCGTGTTAAGCGCCATGCATCACTCCCGTGTTAAATATCCGGAAAAAAAGAATGGCAACGGACATCACGATAAAAAATCTTCAGACAGCAATTCCGATACGCCATAA
- the ybeY gene encoding rRNA maturation RNase YbeY translates to MATDITIKNLQTAIPIRHNQILKAAKEFLRAKRVEDAQLSLVFTSTSTIKQLNKKYLNRSYATDVLAFDLGDKKSSAKNFHGEIIICAQTAQRNSKIFRTRLADELLLYVAHGILHILGFDDHEPKDIKRMRREEQKLLKLISA, encoded by the coding sequence ATGGCAACGGACATCACGATAAAAAATCTTCAGACAGCAATTCCGATACGCCATAATCAGATCTTAAAGGCCGCAAAGGAGTTTTTGCGCGCTAAGCGTGTTGAAGATGCGCAGCTTTCCCTCGTTTTTACTTCCACAAGCACCATCAAGCAACTGAACAAAAAATACCTTAACCGAAGTTACGCGACGGATGTTTTAGCGTTTGATCTCGGAGATAAAAAAAGTTCCGCGAAAAATTTTCACGGTGAAATTATTATCTGCGCTCAAACCGCGCAGAGAAATTCTAAGATCTTTCGCACTCGCCTGGCGGATGAACTCTTGCTTTACGTGGCGCACGGCATTTTACATATTTTAGGATTTGATGATCACGAGCCTAAAGACATTAAGCGTATGCGCCGCGAAGAACAAAAACTTCTTAAACTCATTTCCGCATGA
- the recO gene encoding DNA repair protein RecO has product MIRKAEAIVLKSFDFRETSRIVTFFTKDYGKVKGILKGIRKDPKKFGSSVDKFTVNDIVFYHHANSEIHLVGQCDLKNYFFPIRGDLRRSLAASYALELIDAMMPLEQPNEDIYKLLTDYLSSLQAADDVDRMVHIFQVKVLFTSGFRPHLDSCLICGKKILNMARFSMQLGGLMCKDCRPNDTSATVISKGTVATILHIERNSWTNGLRLGLSAPIKKELKYVLNNFLVYHLERPLKSTRYLHEKF; this is encoded by the coding sequence ATGATCCGCAAAGCCGAAGCCATCGTTTTAAAAAGTTTTGATTTCCGCGAAACCAGCCGCATTGTTACTTTTTTCACCAAAGATTACGGAAAAGTGAAGGGGATCTTAAAAGGTATTAGAAAAGATCCAAAAAAATTCGGCAGTAGCGTGGATAAATTTACCGTTAACGATATTGTGTTTTATCATCACGCCAATTCCGAAATTCATCTGGTCGGGCAGTGCGATCTTAAAAATTATTTCTTTCCTATCCGCGGCGATCTCAGGCGCTCTTTAGCTGCCAGCTACGCGTTGGAACTCATTGACGCCATGATGCCTTTGGAGCAGCCCAACGAAGATATTTATAAGCTTTTGACGGATTATTTAAGCAGTTTACAGGCGGCGGATGATGTGGATCGGATGGTCCATATTTTTCAGGTGAAAGTTTTATTCACATCGGGGTTTCGTCCGCATTTAGATTCCTGTCTTATCTGCGGAAAGAAGATCTTAAATATGGCGCGCTTTAGCATGCAATTAGGCGGATTGATGTGTAAAGATTGCCGCCCTAATGATACATCCGCCACCGTTATCTCAAAAGGAACCGTTGCCACCATTCTTCATATTGAACGAAATAGCTGGACTAACGGGCTTCGTTTAGGATTATCCGCTCCAATAAAAAAAGAATTAAAGTACGTCTTAAATAACTTTCTCGTTTATCATTTAGAACGCCCGCTTAAATCCACGCGTTATCTGCACGAGAAATTTTAA
- a CDS encoding DEAD/DEAH box helicase, with product MPIIPMNAEELLQKHNFPASATKIITDSGIKNFYPPQEAAIEKGVLEGKNLLLAIPTAAGKTLIAELCMIKAILQDDARCLYIAPLKALASEKFDEFKEKYEPLGIKVGIATGDFDSPTNFLNRYQILIATAEKVDSLLRFRAKWLIHNLKVVVLDEIHFINDGSRGPTLEILTARIKQLNANVQILALSATVSNAQEMADWLGAELVTSDWRPVPLKEGVYFNEQIVFNKHGVRLVKEEPEDDVSKLTLDTLRGKGQVLVFVNSRRSAQAASRLVSEVSAMVLTPEEKAELARIAKEILGSRDESTKICRKLADVIVCGAAFHHAGLKPGQRKLIENSFKKNLIKVICSTPTLAAGVNLPARRAIIRDCKRYEAGIGAAYIPAFEYKQCAGRAGRPKYDEYGEAVIIAKTFSESSALFDRYINAKTEPVISKLDNESALRMHILSSIAAGYVHDINEMFEFISHTFLAHQKRTGNLIEMISQIFDFLHKEDFVEKNGFKYFATPFGQCVSRLYIDPLTGIILRDGLKKAEEKRSFSAIGLLHLSCCCPDSELLHIGKDDYEKLEQFADGNHDSLIVTQNDVAALEDLYFYLASLKTTQLLYRWINEEKEETLCDDFGVGPGDIHRHVESTGWILYAAGVIADLFKFRNLTFTLEDLRRQVHYGIREELLELVSLKGVGRVRARNLFSKGFKRLSDLKLTGLDELAQIPQIGKTLAKDIQAQAEKLSKA from the coding sequence ATGCCTATTATTCCTATGAACGCCGAAGAACTTTTACAAAAGCATAATTTCCCCGCTTCCGCGACCAAAATCATCACTGATTCGGGCATCAAAAACTTTTATCCTCCTCAAGAAGCCGCCATTGAAAAAGGCGTCTTGGAAGGCAAAAATCTGCTCTTGGCTATTCCCACCGCCGCCGGAAAAACACTCATTGCCGAGCTGTGTATGATCAAAGCCATTCTGCAAGATGATGCCCGTTGCCTTTACATCGCTCCTTTAAAAGCCTTAGCCAGTGAAAAATTCGACGAATTTAAAGAAAAATATGAGCCCCTGGGAATTAAAGTCGGCATCGCCACCGGAGATTTTGACAGCCCCACAAATTTCCTTAACCGCTATCAGATCCTCATCGCCACCGCCGAAAAAGTTGATTCGCTTTTACGTTTCCGGGCTAAATGGCTTATCCATAATTTAAAGGTTGTTGTCTTAGACGAAATTCATTTTATCAATGACGGTTCCCGCGGGCCCACTTTAGAGATATTAACCGCCCGCATCAAGCAGCTTAACGCAAACGTTCAGATATTAGCTTTAAGCGCTACGGTCAGCAATGCCCAGGAAATGGCCGATTGGCTGGGAGCAGAGCTTGTCACCAGCGATTGGCGTCCGGTTCCCTTAAAAGAAGGTGTTTATTTTAACGAGCAGATCGTTTTTAACAAACACGGCGTGCGCCTTGTTAAAGAAGAACCCGAAGATGATGTCAGCAAACTTACCCTTGATACTTTGCGCGGTAAAGGACAGGTTTTGGTTTTTGTGAATAGCCGGCGTTCCGCGCAAGCCGCCAGCCGCTTGGTCAGTGAAGTTTCCGCTATGGTGTTAACACCGGAAGAAAAAGCAGAACTCGCCCGCATTGCCAAAGAAATTCTTGGTTCGCGCGATGAATCCACAAAAATTTGCCGGAAATTAGCCGATGTTATTGTTTGCGGCGCCGCTTTTCATCACGCCGGATTAAAACCAGGTCAAAGAAAACTTATTGAAAATAGTTTTAAGAAAAATCTTATCAAAGTAATTTGCTCAACGCCGACTTTGGCGGCGGGCGTTAACCTCCCCGCCCGAAGAGCCATTATCCGCGATTGCAAACGTTATGAAGCAGGTATTGGTGCCGCTTACATTCCGGCCTTTGAATATAAACAATGCGCCGGACGCGCCGGACGGCCCAAATATGACGAATACGGCGAAGCCGTTATTATTGCCAAAACATTTTCGGAATCAAGTGCCTTGTTTGACCGTTACATCAACGCCAAAACTGAGCCCGTCATTTCAAAGCTAGATAATGAATCAGCGCTTCGTATGCACATTTTATCGTCCATTGCCGCCGGATATGTTCATGATATCAATGAAATGTTCGAATTTATTTCACACACCTTTCTGGCGCATCAAAAACGCACCGGAAATTTGATCGAAATGATCAGCCAGATCTTTGATTTTCTTCACAAGGAAGATTTTGTGGAGAAAAACGGATTTAAATATTTTGCCACACCGTTCGGCCAATGTGTAAGCCGCCTTTATATTGATCCTTTGACCGGAATTATTTTGCGCGACGGATTAAAGAAAGCGGAAGAGAAAAGATCATTTTCCGCGATAGGGCTTTTGCACTTAAGCTGCTGCTGTCCTGATTCAGAACTTCTCCATATCGGAAAAGATGATTATGAAAAGTTGGAACAGTTCGCCGATGGCAATCACGACAGCCTGATCGTAACGCAAAACGATGTGGCGGCCTTAGAAGACCTTTATTTTTATTTAGCTTCTCTTAAAACAACACAACTTCTCTACCGTTGGATCAATGAAGAAAAGGAAGAAACGCTTTGCGATGATTTTGGCGTCGGGCCCGGTGACATTCACCGTCACGTGGAATCCACCGGATGGATCCTTTACGCGGCCGGTGTGATCGCGGACCTTTTTAAATTCCGCAATTTAACGTTTACCTTAGAAGACCTGCGCCGTCAGGTTCATTACGGAATTCGCGAAGAACTTTTGGAATTAGTAAGCCTGAAAGGTGTGGGACGCGTTCGCGCTCGAAATCTTTTCTCCAAAGGTTTTAAACGGCTTTCTGACCTTAAGCTTACCGGCCTCGATGAACTCGCCCAAATCCCTCAAATCGGAAAAACTCTCGCCAAAGATATTCAGGCGCAAGCGGAAAAATTATCTAAAGCTTAA
- the dtd gene encoding D-aminoacyl-tRNA deacylase has translation MKLVIQRVKSAEVAVDKQIVGKIKAGMLVFLGIAKGDGDREVDYLTEKILQLRIFDDAQGKMNRSIQEAGGEFLVVSQFTLLGDCDKGRRPSFDGAAAPHLAESLYNQFVEKLRSFGVKVETGKFQAMMDVSLVNDGPVTFILESRS, from the coding sequence GTGAAATTAGTTATTCAAAGAGTTAAAAGCGCCGAAGTTGCCGTTGACAAACAAATTGTCGGGAAGATCAAGGCAGGAATGCTTGTATTTTTAGGCATTGCCAAAGGCGACGGCGACAGGGAAGTTGATTATCTTACCGAAAAGATCCTTCAATTACGTATTTTTGATGACGCGCAAGGTAAAATGAACCGCTCTATTCAGGAAGCGGGCGGGGAATTTTTAGTCGTTTCGCAGTTCACACTTTTGGGAGATTGTGATAAAGGCCGCCGCCCGTCTTTCGACGGAGCGGCGGCCCCTCATTTAGCCGAATCGCTCTATAACCAGTTCGTGGAAAAACTCCGTAGCTTTGGCGTGAAAGTGGAAACCGGAAAATTCCAGGCGATGATGGACGTTTCTTTGGTGAATGATGGCCCCGTCACCTTCATTTTAGAGAGTAGAAGTTAA
- a CDS encoding TIR domain-containing protein: MNIKLNKSANVLKEKFNALQSNYDLANLLEIPYAHLTYYLYGIKEERKYTQIQIPKRRSGSRTISIPSDGLKIIQGKLNQIFQAVYVPRFCVFSYIKGGDIVKNARKHSGRKYVFKIDLENFFPSINFWRVRGMFKANPYSKNDEISTALAKLCCLKDELPQGAPTSPIISNMICRKMDSELIGLARENRCDYTRYADDLVFSTSLRNFPVDIAVVKSGEVFPGEELVNVITGNFFKINLNKVRLQTANRRQIVTGLVTNKIVNVKRNYLNQIRAMIHAWDKFGFNEAEKVFQDKFDKYRAVFKALPSFRWVVGGKIEFVGFVRGRESKVYRLLKYQFRKLIARDFPGEREKIMSHEFSAFICHASEDKKAIAKPLEKRLIGKGFDVWFDESQLRVGDSLRAKIDGGLRKSKYGIVILSKSFFEKKWPQAELDALVTLQNTDGRKRILPIWYNIEQADVEAFSPMLAALVGLRTKILHLDEIVEKLADELKN, encoded by the coding sequence ATGAACATTAAATTAAATAAGTCAGCCAATGTTCTTAAAGAAAAATTCAATGCTTTACAGTCAAATTACGACCTAGCGAATTTGCTGGAAATTCCATATGCACATCTAACATATTATTTATACGGCATTAAGGAGGAAAGAAAATATACACAAATTCAAATACCAAAACGAAGGAGCGGCAGTAGAACAATTTCTATTCCTTCTGATGGCTTAAAAATAATACAGGGGAAGTTGAATCAAATTTTTCAAGCCGTGTATGTTCCGCGATTTTGTGTGTTTAGCTACATCAAAGGCGGAGATATTGTTAAAAACGCTCGAAAACATTCTGGTCGAAAATATGTTTTTAAGATAGATTTAGAAAATTTCTTTCCTTCAATTAATTTTTGGCGAGTTCGCGGTATGTTCAAGGCCAATCCGTATAGTAAAAATGATGAAATCTCTACCGCATTAGCTAAGCTATGCTGTCTCAAGGATGAACTCCCTCAGGGGGCTCCTACCTCACCGATTATTTCAAATATGATTTGCCGAAAAATGGATTCTGAACTTATAGGTTTGGCTAGAGAAAACCGATGCGACTATACGCGATACGCTGATGACTTAGTTTTCTCCACTTCTCTCAGAAATTTTCCAGTGGATATAGCTGTGGTGAAGTCAGGCGAAGTTTTTCCGGGAGAAGAGTTGGTAAACGTAATTACTGGGAATTTCTTTAAAATTAACTTGAATAAAGTTCGGCTTCAGACTGCAAATCGCCGGCAAATTGTTACAGGGTTAGTTACTAACAAAATTGTTAATGTGAAGCGGAATTATTTAAATCAAATTAGGGCAATGATTCATGCTTGGGATAAATTTGGATTTAACGAAGCCGAAAAAGTTTTTCAAGATAAATTTGATAAATATCGAGCTGTATTTAAGGCTCTTCCCTCATTTCGCTGGGTCGTAGGGGGGAAAATTGAATTCGTTGGCTTTGTGAGGGGCAGGGAAAGCAAAGTTTATCGATTGCTGAAATATCAATTTCGCAAGCTAATTGCCAGAGATTTTCCAGGAGAAAGAGAGAAAATAATGAGTCATGAGTTTTCTGCTTTTATCTGTCATGCTAGCGAGGATAAAAAGGCCATTGCAAAACCACTCGAGAAGCGACTTATCGGCAAGGGTTTTGATGTCTGGTTTGATGAGAGTCAGCTTCGAGTGGGAGATAGTTTGAGGGCAAAGATTGATGGTGGATTGAGGAAATCGAAATATGGAATTGTTATTTTATCTAAATCTTTCTTTGAAAAGAAATGGCCACAAGCGGAGCTTGATGCGTTAGTCACCTTGCAAAATACTGATGGCAGGAAGAGGATACTTCCTATCTGGTATAATATTGAGCAAGCTGATGTTGAAGCGTTTAGCCCTATGTTAGCAGCGCTTGTTGGCTTGCGAACTAAAATTCTACATCTTGATGAAATTGTTGAAAAATTAGCGGACGAGCTAAAAAACTAA
- a CDS encoding TatD family hydrolase — MLKLIDTHAHLDQIENITEELKLAVQAGVEAVVAVGVDLKSNQKNLELKGKAQTPKIFTALGIHPQSLEVFDEEEIEKGIRFIREHIKDAIAIGEIGLDFWYKWAKKDEIKKEQQRAIFKRQLEIAAEFNLPAIIHSRGTWKECLDMAQAAGIKKANFHWYSGPEDILDEIIKCGYFISASPAVAGSPQHQKAVLHVPIEQLLIETDSPVFYREGENGFRAGPKDVARTLKHYCALTSMAPDKAAEIFYQNSKRFFAI; from the coding sequence ATGTTAAAACTCATCGACACTCACGCCCACTTGGATCAGATTGAAAACATTACCGAAGAACTAAAGCTTGCCGTGCAGGCGGGGGTTGAGGCAGTGGTGGCGGTTGGCGTTGACTTAAAATCCAATCAGAAAAATTTGGAGCTTAAAGGCAAAGCACAAACGCCGAAAATATTTACCGCGCTGGGCATTCATCCGCAAAGTTTGGAAGTTTTTGATGAAGAGGAAATTGAAAAAGGCATTCGGTTTATCCGCGAACATATTAAAGACGCGATCGCTATTGGCGAAATTGGTTTAGATTTTTGGTATAAGTGGGCCAAGAAAGACGAAATAAAAAAAGAACAGCAACGCGCTATTTTTAAACGCCAACTTGAAATTGCCGCAGAATTTAATTTGCCCGCTATTATTCACAGCCGCGGTACGTGGAAAGAATGTTTAGATATGGCTCAGGCCGCCGGCATCAAGAAAGCCAACTTTCATTGGTATAGCGGCCCGGAGGATATTTTGGATGAAATTATAAAGTGTGGGTATTTTATCTCCGCGTCTCCCGCGGTTGCCGGCAGTCCTCAGCATCAAAAAGCAGTTTTGCATGTTCCCATTGAACAGCTGCTCATTGAAACGGATTCGCCCGTATTCTACAGAGAAGGCGAAAATGGTTTTCGTGCCGGGCCTAAAGATGTCGCGCGCACCTTAAAGCATTATTGCGCGCTGACGAGTATGGCACCGGACAAAGCGGCGGAAATCTTTTATCAAAACTCAAAAAGGTTTTTTGCGATATAG
- the purU gene encoding formyltetrahydrofolate deformylase yields MSNAILLISCKDQKGITATVTNFVFENGGNIEHADQHIDKETNTFFMRLEWALENFKVQKSKIKTAFGPIAHQFAMEWSIYFSDDIPRVAIFTSAQLHCFEDLLWRYKSGQFKCEIPLVISNHTNAKGITKSFSIQFHHFPIAKQNKLAQERLEAELLKKERIDCIVLARYGQIFTKYFVNQYRNRIINIHHSFLPAFAGKSPYAQAYQKGVKIIGATSHYVTEKLDEGPIIEQDTVRVSHRDALNDLVLKGQDLERGVLSRALRWHLEHKILVYNNKTVIFD; encoded by the coding sequence ATGTCCAACGCTATTTTACTGATTTCCTGCAAAGACCAAAAAGGAATTACCGCCACCGTCACCAATTTTGTTTTTGAAAATGGCGGCAATATTGAACATGCCGACCAACATATTGATAAAGAAACCAATACGTTTTTTATGCGCCTCGAATGGGCGCTAGAAAACTTTAAAGTCCAGAAATCAAAGATAAAAACCGCCTTTGGGCCGATCGCTCATCAATTTGCCATGGAGTGGAGTATTTATTTTAGCGACGATATTCCGCGCGTGGCCATTTTTACATCGGCTCAGCTGCATTGTTTTGAAGACCTTTTGTGGCGGTATAAATCGGGACAATTTAAATGCGAAATTCCGCTGGTCATTAGCAATCATACCAACGCTAAGGGAATTACTAAAAGTTTCAGCATCCAATTCCATCATTTTCCTATTGCCAAGCAAAACAAGCTTGCGCAAGAAAGGCTTGAGGCTGAGCTTTTGAAAAAAGAACGCATTGATTGCATTGTTCTGGCGCGCTACGGGCAGATCTTCACCAAATATTTTGTGAATCAGTACCGCAATAGGATTATCAACATCCATCATTCCTTTTTGCCGGCGTTCGCGGGAAAAAGCCCTTACGCGCAAGCTTATCAAAAGGGTGTAAAAATTATTGGCGCCACCAGCCATTATGTGACCGAGAAATTAGACGAAGGCCCGATCATTGAACAGGATACGGTTCGTGTCAGCCACCGCGACGCCTTAAACGACTTGGTTTTAAAAGGCCAGGATCTGGAGCGAGGCGTTTTAAGCCGGGCACTGCGCTGGCATTTAGAACATAAGATCCTGGTTTATAATAATAAAACGGTTATTTTTGATTAG